One genomic region from Thunnus maccoyii chromosome 16, fThuMac1.1, whole genome shotgun sequence encodes:
- the rsrp1 gene encoding arginine/serine-rich protein 1 isoform X1, with product MAKGEDARSEMALARQSDGINVIFDQNSPPSSWSRTRTSSDSSCPSSSGSYRGRGSNRGRYRSSSSTSSSSSSRSSSRARSRSHPRCHRRSSRCRCDNHRRYGRGRYRRSPPRHYKAHSRSPSPDRYSRRRRYRSRSRSSSGLRRYRGAGSRLRCQISQSSPRSCRSRSRSRSSGRSVSSSLGDKRELLKDAAANAVKILGLETLELPESVKPSLSEQCGESPVSETWVRQDPEKTPSQSSDVEPDEFSPKMSPKRKTISFSINNSVAKPTVAAPSCAKVTPRVDSYESRKPYGHWVPVRSRQTSSARKHTLKTSH from the exons ATGGCCAAGGGAGAAGACGCAAGGTCTGAAATGGCCCTTGCTCGTCAGAGTGATGGCATCAATGTTATCTTTGACCAGAACAGTCCTCCCTCATCTTGgtccagaaccagaaccagcagtgacagcagctgtcCCTCTAGCTCTGGCAGCTACAGGGGACGGGGTAGCAACAGGGGACGGTACAGGTCTTCTTCTTCaacatcatcttcatccagcAGCAGGTCTTCCTCTCGCGCCAGGTCCCGCTCTCACCCTCGTTGCCACAGACGTTCCTCCCGCTGTCGCTGTGACAACCATCGCAGATATGGCCGTGGCCGCTACCGCCGCTCCCCACCCCGGCACTACAAGGCCCACTCTCGCTCGCCCTCGCCAGACAGGTACTCACGTCGTAGGCGCTACAGGTCCCGCTCCAGGTCTTCAAGTGGTTTGAGAAGATACAGGGGGGCTGGGAGTCGGCTAAGATGCCAAATTTCCCAATCCTCACCCAGAAGCTGCAGGAGCCGCTCAAGGTCCAGATCTTCAGGACGTTCTGTCAGTTCGAGTCTGGGTG ATAAAAGAGAACTCCTAAAAGATGCTGCTGCCAATGCTGTGAAGATCCTAGGACTGGAGACGCTTGAACTTCCTGAGAGTGTGAAACCAAGCCTGTCAGAGCAGTGCGGAGAGTCACCAGTGTCAGAGACATGGGTGAGACAAGACCCTGAAAAGACTCCATCACAG AGCAGTGATGTGGAGCCTGATGAGTTCAGCCCAAAGATGTCCCCTAAAAGGAAAACCATCTCTTTCAGCATTAAT AATTCTGTGGCCAAACCAACAGTGGCAGCTCCGTCTTGTGCTAAGGTAACTCCCAGAGTGGACAGCTATGAAAGCAGGAAGCCTTACGGCCACTGGGTTCCAGTCAGATCACGACAAACGTCAAGCGCACGCAAACATACACTCAAAACGTCACACTAG
- the rsrp1 gene encoding arginine/serine-rich protein 1 isoform X3, producing MAKGEDARSEMALARQSDGINVIFDQNSPPSSWSRTRTSSDSSCPSSSGSYRGRGSNRGRYRSSSSTSSSSSSRSSSRARSRSHPRCHRRSSRCRCDNHRRYGRGRYRRSPPRHYKAHSRSPSPDRYSRRRRYRSRSRSSSGLRRYRGAGSRLRCQISQSSPRSCRSRSRSRSSGRSVSSSLGDKRELLKDAAANAVKILGLETLELPESVKPSLSEQCGESPVSETWVRQDPEKTPSQNPPLADGAQACGLHYSDYSCRELKTDEELLSICQRAVMWSLMSSAQRCPLKGKPSLSALIILWPNQQWQLRLVLR from the exons ATGGCCAAGGGAGAAGACGCAAGGTCTGAAATGGCCCTTGCTCGTCAGAGTGATGGCATCAATGTTATCTTTGACCAGAACAGTCCTCCCTCATCTTGgtccagaaccagaaccagcagtgacagcagctgtcCCTCTAGCTCTGGCAGCTACAGGGGACGGGGTAGCAACAGGGGACGGTACAGGTCTTCTTCTTCaacatcatcttcatccagcAGCAGGTCTTCCTCTCGCGCCAGGTCCCGCTCTCACCCTCGTTGCCACAGACGTTCCTCCCGCTGTCGCTGTGACAACCATCGCAGATATGGCCGTGGCCGCTACCGCCGCTCCCCACCCCGGCACTACAAGGCCCACTCTCGCTCGCCCTCGCCAGACAGGTACTCACGTCGTAGGCGCTACAGGTCCCGCTCCAGGTCTTCAAGTGGTTTGAGAAGATACAGGGGGGCTGGGAGTCGGCTAAGATGCCAAATTTCCCAATCCTCACCCAGAAGCTGCAGGAGCCGCTCAAGGTCCAGATCTTCAGGACGTTCTGTCAGTTCGAGTCTGGGTG ATAAAAGAGAACTCCTAAAAGATGCTGCTGCCAATGCTGTGAAGATCCTAGGACTGGAGACGCTTGAACTTCCTGAGAGTGTGAAACCAAGCCTGTCAGAGCAGTGCGGAGAGTCACCAGTGTCAGAGACATGGGTGAGACAAGACCCTGAAAAGACTCCATCACAG AATCCTCCACTCGCTGATGGAGCGCAGGCGTGTGGGCTGCATTATAGTGACTATTCCTGTCGAGAACTAAAAACAGATGAAGAACTCCTCTCCATATGCCAAAG AGCAGTGATGTGGAGCCTGATGAGTTCAGCCCAAAGATGTCCCCTAAAAGGAAAACCATCTCTTTCAGCATTAAT AATTCTGTGGCCAAACCAACAGTGGCAGCTCCGTCTTGTGCTAAGGTAA
- the rsrp1 gene encoding arginine/serine-rich protein 1 isoform X2 yields MAKGEDARSEMALARQSDGINVIFDQNSPPSSWSRTRTSSDSSCPSSSGSYRGRGSNRGRYRSSSSTSSSSSSRSSSRARSRSHPRCHRRSSRCRCDNHRRYGRGRYRRSPPRHYKAHSRSPSPDRYSRRRRYRSRSRSSSGLRRYRGAGSRLRCQISQSSPRSCRSRSRSRSSGRSVSSSLGDKRELLKDAAANAVKILGLETLELPESVKPSLSEQCGESPVSETWVRQDPEKTPSQQNPPLADGAQACGLHYSDYSCRELKTDEELLSICQRAVMWSLMSSAQRCPLKGKPSLSALIILWPNQQWQLRLVLR; encoded by the exons ATGGCCAAGGGAGAAGACGCAAGGTCTGAAATGGCCCTTGCTCGTCAGAGTGATGGCATCAATGTTATCTTTGACCAGAACAGTCCTCCCTCATCTTGgtccagaaccagaaccagcagtgacagcagctgtcCCTCTAGCTCTGGCAGCTACAGGGGACGGGGTAGCAACAGGGGACGGTACAGGTCTTCTTCTTCaacatcatcttcatccagcAGCAGGTCTTCCTCTCGCGCCAGGTCCCGCTCTCACCCTCGTTGCCACAGACGTTCCTCCCGCTGTCGCTGTGACAACCATCGCAGATATGGCCGTGGCCGCTACCGCCGCTCCCCACCCCGGCACTACAAGGCCCACTCTCGCTCGCCCTCGCCAGACAGGTACTCACGTCGTAGGCGCTACAGGTCCCGCTCCAGGTCTTCAAGTGGTTTGAGAAGATACAGGGGGGCTGGGAGTCGGCTAAGATGCCAAATTTCCCAATCCTCACCCAGAAGCTGCAGGAGCCGCTCAAGGTCCAGATCTTCAGGACGTTCTGTCAGTTCGAGTCTGGGTG ATAAAAGAGAACTCCTAAAAGATGCTGCTGCCAATGCTGTGAAGATCCTAGGACTGGAGACGCTTGAACTTCCTGAGAGTGTGAAACCAAGCCTGTCAGAGCAGTGCGGAGAGTCACCAGTGTCAGAGACATGGGTGAGACAAGACCCTGAAAAGACTCCATCACAG CAGAATCCTCCACTCGCTGATGGAGCGCAGGCGTGTGGGCTGCATTATAGTGACTATTCCTGTCGAGAACTAAAAACAGATGAAGAACTCCTCTCCATATGCCAAAG AGCAGTGATGTGGAGCCTGATGAGTTCAGCCCAAAGATGTCCCCTAAAAGGAAAACCATCTCTTTCAGCATTAAT AATTCTGTGGCCAAACCAACAGTGGCAGCTCCGTCTTGTGCTAAGGTAA